In one window of Paenarthrobacter nicotinovorans DNA:
- a CDS encoding lipid II:glycine glycyltransferase FemX, translated as MDTATLREFTARFATAEEIDNWDKHVTANPNGGNMLQSDAYAAVKDGNGWLVRRLVIETADYASYNLLLEKKFPVLGRLWYLIKGPDAGSVDDIKPMLDAVASLAREQKMNVFTIKIEPDVVESPEVAAHLKASGLVKAPNIQSNDSTALLDISAPANEVLRSISSRARNAVRRAEREGCVVRQEEAGEESYRKLYALMQNTVNAKGAMPLRSYEYYAAFWGAFCSRGQGQFFFVYEDDAPSVGAFVINYGSKATYKDGGSTQDRKQYGDSHLVQWAAIQRMQELGCVEYDFCGTPPGARIKDKTHPLYGLGSFKTSFTKTVTDFVGCYDLVLGPVRYKLWLKGAERVFRRLETMRTGGQFY; from the coding sequence ACCTTGCGAGAATTTACCGCCCGCTTTGCCACTGCCGAGGAAATCGATAATTGGGACAAGCACGTCACTGCCAACCCGAACGGTGGCAACATGCTGCAGTCGGACGCCTATGCGGCAGTCAAGGACGGCAATGGGTGGCTTGTCCGCCGGCTCGTCATCGAGACCGCTGACTACGCCAGCTACAACCTCCTGCTGGAGAAGAAGTTCCCCGTCCTGGGACGGCTCTGGTACCTGATCAAGGGTCCGGACGCCGGGTCCGTTGACGACATCAAGCCCATGCTGGACGCCGTCGCTTCCTTGGCGCGGGAACAGAAGATGAACGTCTTCACCATCAAGATAGAGCCCGACGTCGTGGAGTCGCCTGAGGTAGCCGCTCACCTGAAGGCCAGTGGCCTGGTCAAGGCCCCGAATATCCAGTCCAACGACTCCACCGCGCTGCTGGACATCTCAGCGCCTGCCAATGAAGTGCTTCGGAGCATTTCCTCCCGGGCCCGCAACGCAGTCCGCCGTGCAGAGCGCGAGGGCTGCGTTGTCCGGCAGGAAGAGGCCGGCGAGGAAAGCTACCGCAAGCTCTACGCCCTCATGCAGAACACCGTGAACGCCAAGGGCGCCATGCCTCTGCGGAGCTATGAGTACTATGCCGCGTTCTGGGGTGCATTCTGCAGTCGTGGACAGGGACAGTTCTTCTTCGTGTACGAGGACGATGCCCCGAGCGTAGGCGCGTTTGTGATCAATTACGGTTCCAAAGCCACCTACAAGGATGGCGGGTCGACGCAGGACCGCAAACAGTATGGCGACTCGCACCTGGTCCAGTGGGCTGCCATTCAGCGCATGCAGGAACTTGGCTGCGTCGAGTATGACTTCTGCGGCACCCCTCCAGGAGCCCGGATCAAGGACAAGACCCACCCGCTGTATGGCCTGGGATCGTTCAAGACAAGCTTCACCAAGACGGTCACGGACTTCGTGGGCTGCTACGACCTCGTGCTGGGTCCGGTCCGTTACAAGCTGTGGCTCAAAGGGGCCGAGCGGGTGTTCCGTCGACTTGAAACCATGCGCACCGGAGGCCAGTTCTACTGA
- a CDS encoding peptidoglycan bridge formation glycyltransferase FemA/FemB family protein, with product MEFVILSDADFETFAKGHPQGSFIQSMDLTRFQRARGQEVELFGVTRGGSLIAAGKLVYTSNRFGYKTADCAKGPLMDYSDPAVVRFVVGQLKKHAASKKAAELRISPNLRYIARDEDGAEHPEVEDNRPLLKELEGLGFQHQGFDMNFANINWMFIKQLDGIADSEELIMGMNYRTRKAIRKAEKNGVYLEQATLETLDDFYSALSTAGDEKGFTYREREYYEQLLRNTSDEFTKLMMAKINIPEYRASITERLEAESATLADLKREVEETGSKKKANRVKVVQDLVDSYERSLKDIERFPDSVGVATVAAIHFACSGDELTCVIGGTVQDYIYFNGATSLYWGMMLHALNNGYSRYNFYGTFGIQGQDETGHGGYEFKKGFGGEVVQLLGDFVAPVSPLKYTAYRVARKLAGAAQTVLGRLPLGKLPVVRNLRGNR from the coding sequence ATGGAATTCGTGATTCTCAGCGACGCTGATTTCGAGACGTTTGCCAAGGGACACCCGCAGGGGAGCTTCATCCAGTCCATGGACCTGACGCGTTTCCAGCGCGCCCGCGGACAGGAAGTCGAGCTCTTCGGCGTGACCCGGGGCGGGAGCCTTATCGCAGCAGGAAAGCTCGTGTACACGTCCAACCGTTTTGGCTACAAGACAGCCGACTGCGCTAAGGGACCACTGATGGACTACAGCGACCCGGCAGTGGTTCGCTTCGTCGTCGGGCAGTTGAAGAAGCACGCGGCCTCGAAGAAGGCCGCAGAGCTACGGATATCACCCAACCTCCGGTACATCGCGCGCGATGAGGACGGCGCGGAGCACCCGGAAGTCGAGGACAACCGTCCATTGCTCAAGGAACTGGAAGGCCTTGGCTTCCAGCACCAGGGCTTCGACATGAACTTCGCCAACATCAACTGGATGTTCATCAAGCAGCTCGACGGCATCGCCGATTCCGAAGAGCTCATCATGGGTATGAACTACCGCACCCGCAAGGCCATCAGGAAAGCGGAGAAGAACGGCGTGTACCTGGAACAGGCCACGCTGGAAACGCTGGATGACTTCTACAGCGCGCTGAGCACTGCCGGCGACGAGAAGGGCTTCACGTACCGCGAACGCGAGTACTACGAGCAACTCCTCAGGAACACCTCCGATGAGTTCACCAAGCTCATGATGGCCAAGATCAACATCCCCGAGTACCGGGCCTCCATTACCGAACGCCTGGAAGCTGAATCCGCTACCCTTGCTGACCTCAAGCGGGAGGTTGAGGAAACCGGCAGCAAGAAGAAAGCCAACCGCGTCAAAGTGGTCCAGGATCTCGTGGACAGCTACGAGCGAAGCCTGAAGGACATCGAGCGCTTCCCGGACTCCGTGGGCGTGGCTACCGTAGCTGCCATCCACTTTGCGTGTTCAGGTGACGAACTCACGTGCGTCATCGGCGGCACCGTGCAGGACTACATCTACTTCAACGGCGCAACGTCCCTTTACTGGGGCATGATGTTACACGCGCTGAACAACGGCTACTCCCGCTACAACTTCTACGGGACTTTCGGCATCCAGGGCCAGGACGAAACCGGGCACGGTGGCTATGAATTCAAAAAGGGATTCGGTGGCGAGGTAGTCCAGCTGCTGGGTGACTTCGTTGCTCCGGTCAGTCCCTTGAAGTACACGGCGTACCGTGTGGCCAGGAAGCTCGCAGGGGCCGCCCAGACAGTTCTGGGACGATTGCCGCTGGGCAAATTGCCGGTAGTACGAAACCTGCGGGGTAACCGCTGA
- a CDS encoding threonine/serine exporter family protein encodes MTERPDGSASRPQTDGLPKTQPLRPSQVRQNVNAKRMLMRLVQGDSPPTAPMNIVDRLAGSPYANPTIQVVGVDASARKTIDFALHLAEVMFRYGAGALEVETSMIAVTAALGLKNVEVDITNQSVAINYAPKDQTPITLLRVVRSWTNNYAGLAQVHQLVTDIVAGGVGRDEAVRRLNGIIRSAKPFPRWMVTIAFGIFAAVFVGVLGGGIGASAVAFGSNILISLLSRQLVRWRTADFFNTMACAFLVTFVALMLRWAGVEIAPSIVVAGGILLLLPTGRLVSSVQDAINGFPVTAAGRFLSTLLTFGAIVAGIGVAVVVGTLMGSAVLDVTQTFPDAYPLWGQAILIAVAVVAIGVTEQTQMRLLIPTAAVGLVGFFVLWGVGQAGLGDRLSPAVAAVAIGLLARVVALKLGAPQLVVAVPAALILLPGLTIFRSMYALTVEGGNILLGAGGMLNAGAIVLGVAAGIVLGDNLARPLTKGLSSNERRRVRRR; translated from the coding sequence GTGACTGAACGCCCCGATGGGTCCGCCAGCCGGCCCCAGACCGACGGGTTGCCAAAGACCCAGCCGTTGCGCCCGTCGCAGGTCCGGCAGAACGTCAACGCCAAACGCATGCTGATGCGCCTGGTGCAGGGCGATAGTCCGCCTACCGCTCCCATGAACATCGTGGACCGGCTCGCCGGGAGTCCTTACGCCAATCCCACCATCCAGGTGGTTGGCGTGGACGCCTCGGCCCGCAAGACCATCGACTTCGCGCTCCATTTGGCCGAAGTGATGTTCCGTTACGGTGCGGGTGCGTTGGAAGTAGAGACGAGCATGATCGCTGTCACGGCCGCGCTCGGACTGAAGAACGTGGAAGTGGACATCACCAACCAGTCGGTGGCCATCAACTACGCTCCCAAGGACCAGACCCCCATCACCCTGCTGAGGGTGGTGCGCTCCTGGACCAACAACTACGCCGGATTGGCTCAGGTCCATCAACTGGTCACCGACATCGTGGCCGGGGGAGTTGGCCGTGACGAAGCCGTTCGCCGGCTGAACGGCATCATCCGCAGTGCCAAACCCTTCCCCCGGTGGATGGTGACGATCGCCTTCGGTATCTTCGCCGCAGTCTTTGTGGGTGTGTTGGGTGGCGGCATTGGTGCCTCGGCGGTGGCTTTCGGTTCCAACATCCTCATCAGCCTGCTGTCCCGCCAGCTTGTTAGATGGCGGACGGCGGACTTCTTCAACACCATGGCCTGCGCCTTCCTGGTTACGTTCGTTGCCCTGATGCTCCGTTGGGCGGGGGTGGAGATCGCCCCATCCATTGTGGTGGCCGGTGGAATCCTGCTGCTCCTTCCCACGGGCCGGCTGGTGTCCTCGGTGCAGGATGCCATCAACGGCTTCCCGGTTACTGCCGCAGGCCGGTTCCTCTCCACGCTGCTGACCTTTGGCGCGATCGTGGCGGGCATTGGCGTGGCCGTGGTGGTCGGGACACTGATGGGCAGTGCCGTCCTCGACGTCACCCAGACGTTCCCCGACGCGTACCCGCTGTGGGGCCAGGCCATCCTGATCGCCGTCGCCGTGGTGGCAATCGGCGTGACGGAACAGACCCAGATGCGGTTGTTGATTCCGACGGCGGCAGTCGGGTTGGTAGGTTTCTTCGTTTTGTGGGGGGTCGGCCAGGCCGGCCTGGGGGACCGTTTGTCTCCAGCCGTTGCGGCCGTGGCCATTGGCCTCCTGGCCCGTGTGGTGGCGTTGAAGCTGGGTGCCCCGCAGCTGGTGGTGGCTGTTCCGGCCGCGCTCATCCTGCTGCCGGGGCTCACCATTTTCCGGTCAATGTATGCCTTGACCGTGGAAGGCGGCAACATCCTGCTGGGTGCGGGCGGAATGCTGAATGCAGGCGCGATCGTACTCGGGGTAGCCGCTGGAATCGTGCTCGGCGACAACCTCGCCAGGCCGCTGACCAAGGGTCTTTCCAGCAACGAACGCCGCCGGGTGCGCCGGCGCTAG
- a CDS encoding siderophore-interacting protein: MTALPVTSSATRKSRPQVNLTVLRNERLSPHMVRIVAGGPGFNDYVNNDYVDRYVKIVFPQDGFDYEQPLDLWAIRETMPREQWPHTRTYTIRWVDLEAQELAIDFVVHGDEGLAGPWAAKAGPGDSLIFTGPGGGYNPSPDADWYLFAGDDAAIPAIAACIEALDADARGTAYLEVDSEADILPLAAPHGVELHWLLRKGTPAGSSPLLLDALRSTEWLPGRVDVFAHGERGYMKGLREIFFVQRGLERSQVSLSGYWAQGRVEEVFQAEKKLPVGQI; the protein is encoded by the coding sequence ATGACTGCTCTCCCCGTCACCTCGTCCGCCACACGCAAAAGCCGTCCGCAGGTCAACCTGACCGTCTTGCGGAACGAGCGCCTTTCACCCCACATGGTGCGGATCGTGGCCGGCGGTCCGGGGTTCAACGACTACGTCAACAACGACTACGTGGACCGCTACGTCAAGATCGTCTTCCCGCAGGACGGCTTCGACTACGAGCAGCCCCTGGACTTGTGGGCCATCCGCGAGACCATGCCACGCGAACAGTGGCCGCATACCCGGACCTACACCATCCGCTGGGTGGACCTGGAGGCACAGGAACTGGCCATCGACTTCGTGGTGCACGGGGATGAAGGCCTTGCAGGTCCTTGGGCGGCCAAGGCCGGGCCCGGGGATTCGCTGATTTTCACTGGTCCGGGCGGCGGCTACAACCCATCCCCCGACGCCGACTGGTACCTGTTTGCCGGAGATGACGCAGCGATCCCTGCGATCGCCGCATGCATTGAGGCCCTGGACGCCGACGCCCGGGGAACCGCCTACCTCGAGGTGGACAGCGAAGCCGACATTCTTCCCCTCGCAGCGCCCCACGGCGTCGAACTGCACTGGCTGCTGCGCAAGGGCACGCCGGCCGGCTCCAGCCCCCTGCTCCTGGACGCCCTGCGCAGCACCGAATGGCTGCCGGGACGCGTCGACGTCTTCGCGCACGGCGAGCGGGGGTACATGAAGGGCCTCAGGGAGATCTTCTTCGTCCAGCGCGGCCTGGAGCGTTCGCAGGTTTCGTTGTCCGGGTACTGGGCGCAGGGCCGCGTGGAAGAAGTGTTCCAAGCTGAGAAGAAGCTTCCCGTCGGCCAGATCTAG
- a CDS encoding uracil-DNA glycosylase: MTGEDALFDLEPAGPEDAGLAALLDRPIEELMAPDWADALRPVEGQLRDALSFAARRANDGKQILPASGNILRAFQQPLSDVKVLLLGQDPYPTPGHAVGLSFSVSRETRPIPRSLANIYRELHDDLGLPPRVHGDLSAWTEQGVLLLNRVLTVEARNAGAHRGKGWEAITTAAVTAVALRTDGAGRQKPLVAILWGKDAESVVPLLEGAPSVVSVHPSPLSASRGFFGSKPFSRTNALLVEQGAKPVDWELPVL; encoded by the coding sequence GTGACTGGCGAGGATGCTCTCTTTGATCTTGAACCTGCGGGCCCGGAGGACGCGGGCTTGGCTGCGCTGCTTGACCGTCCGATTGAGGAGCTGATGGCTCCCGACTGGGCCGATGCCCTGCGTCCGGTCGAAGGCCAACTGCGCGATGCCCTGTCCTTTGCCGCCCGGCGTGCCAACGACGGCAAACAGATCCTCCCCGCCTCCGGGAACATCCTCCGGGCGTTCCAGCAACCCTTGTCCGACGTCAAAGTCCTCCTCCTGGGCCAGGATCCCTATCCGACACCGGGACACGCCGTGGGACTTTCCTTCTCCGTCTCGCGCGAAACACGGCCCATCCCCCGCAGCCTTGCCAACATTTACCGAGAGCTTCATGACGACCTCGGCCTCCCACCCCGCGTCCATGGCGATCTCAGCGCATGGACGGAGCAAGGCGTCCTCCTCTTGAACCGCGTCCTCACCGTCGAGGCCCGCAATGCCGGCGCCCACCGGGGGAAAGGATGGGAGGCCATCACGACGGCGGCAGTCACCGCCGTTGCACTGCGGACGGACGGTGCGGGACGGCAGAAGCCGCTGGTCGCAATCCTGTGGGGCAAAGACGCCGAAAGTGTCGTGCCGCTGCTGGAGGGGGCGCCGTCGGTGGTCTCCGTCCATCCAAGCCCGCTCTCGGCGTCCCGGGGCTTCTTCGGTTCCAAACCCTTCAGCAGGACCAACGCATTGTTGGTCGAACAAGGCGCGAAACCTGTCGACTGGGAACTCCCGGTCCTGTAG
- a CDS encoding DUF3263 domain-containing protein gives MAEPAPEPMAPQADGLALEDLTAGTRSDSPLSERDQQMLALERQWWKYAGAKEQAIRELFDLSATHYYQILNALIDTEDALAHDPMLVKRLRRLRTSRQRARTARRLGSDA, from the coding sequence GTGGCAGAACCAGCACCGGAACCAATGGCGCCGCAGGCCGACGGGTTGGCCTTGGAAGATCTCACGGCCGGTACCCGAAGCGACTCCCCGTTGAGTGAGCGTGATCAGCAGATGTTGGCGCTGGAACGGCAGTGGTGGAAGTATGCCGGCGCGAAAGAACAGGCTATCCGGGAGCTCTTCGACCTCTCTGCCACCCACTATTACCAGATCCTGAATGCACTGATCGACACCGAGGACGCGCTGGCCCACGACCCCATGCTCGTCAAGAGATTGCGTAGACTACGTACGTCCCGCCAACGCGCGCGGACAGCGCGGCGCTTGGGGTCGGACGCGTAA
- a CDS encoding LytR C-terminal domain-containing protein: MTKYARDEFDQVPQNTSRQGVHRDGQDIARPTLWPVLTVGAVALVLGLVAFLILPNLGLVAPSASSNVSTPVPQQTSTSPSAAPSESSSAPPASSEPSTQPTPSSTPSATPSSAPVDKSVPVAVYNGAGTAGLAGRVAGLVQGGGWTLSTVANWGGIPQQTSVIFYNAPAQKANAEALGTLLGIQTIIETPDVQQPLVVVAGPGYQ; encoded by the coding sequence ATGACCAAATATGCCAGGGACGAATTCGACCAGGTCCCACAGAACACCTCCCGGCAGGGCGTTCATCGCGACGGCCAGGACATCGCGCGTCCCACCTTGTGGCCGGTTCTGACTGTTGGAGCTGTGGCTCTGGTGCTCGGCCTCGTAGCGTTCCTCATCCTGCCGAACCTTGGGCTTGTCGCGCCCAGCGCGTCGTCAAACGTCTCGACGCCGGTACCCCAGCAAACATCCACCTCGCCGTCCGCTGCGCCTTCCGAATCGAGCAGCGCCCCGCCCGCTTCCAGCGAACCGAGCACCCAGCCGACGCCGTCGAGCACTCCGTCAGCGACGCCGTCATCGGCGCCGGTAGACAAGAGCGTTCCGGTGGCGGTTTACAACGGGGCAGGTACTGCCGGCTTGGCGGGCAGGGTTGCAGGCCTGGTGCAGGGCGGTGGCTGGACGCTCAGCACGGTAGCCAACTGGGGCGGCATTCCCCAGCAGACCTCGGTGATCTTCTACAACGCTCCGGCGCAGAAGGCCAATGCAGAGGCCTTGGGAACCCTCCTGGGCATCCAGACGATCATTGAGACCCCGGATGTGCAGCAGCCGCTGGTTGTCGTAGCGGGACCCGGCTACCAGTAA
- a CDS encoding cold-shock protein, with protein MALGTVKWFNAEKGYGFITVDESGDDVFVHWSAIQMDGFRALEEGQRVEFELGEGQKGPQAEGVRVA; from the coding sequence ATGGCATTGGGAACCGTCAAATGGTTCAACGCCGAAAAGGGCTACGGATTCATCACTGTGGATGAGTCCGGCGACGACGTCTTCGTGCACTGGTCGGCTATCCAGATGGATGGCTTCCGTGCCCTCGAGGAGGGCCAGAGGGTTGAGTTCGAACTGGGGGAGGGCCAGAAGGGACCGCAGGCCGAGGGTGTTCGCGTCGCCTGA
- the groL gene encoding chaperonin GroEL (60 kDa chaperone family; promotes refolding of misfolded polypeptides especially under stressful conditions; forms two stacked rings of heptamers to form a barrel-shaped 14mer; ends can be capped by GroES; misfolded proteins enter the barrel where they are refolded when GroES binds), with the protein MAKIIAFDEEARRGLERGLNILADAVKVTLGPRGRNVVLEKKWGAPTITNDGVSIAKEIELDDPYEKIGAELVKEVAKKTDDVAGDGTTTATVLAQALVKEGLRNVAAGADPLSLKRGIEKAVEAVISELLASAKEIETKEEIAATASISAGDPEIGSLIAEALDKVGKEGVITVEESNTFGLELELTEGMRFDKGYISAYFVTDAERQETVLEDPYILIVNSKISNVKELVTVLEKVMQSNKPLLIIAEDIEGEALATLIVNKIRGTFKSVAVKAPGFGDRRKAQLADIAILTGGQVISEEVGLKLENAGLDLLGTARKVVVTKDETTIVEGAGDADAIAGRVAQIRAEIENSDSDYDREKLQERLAKLAGGVAVIKAGAATEVELKERKHRIEDAVRNAKAAVEEGIVAGGGVALIQAGAKAFANLTLQGDEATGANIVKVAIDAPLKQIAFNAGLEPGVVVDKVRGLPSGHGLNAATGVYEDLLAAGVNDPVKVTRSALQNAASIAGLFLTTEAVVADKPEKNAPAPGGDDMGGMGGF; encoded by the coding sequence ATGGCCAAGATCATTGCATTTGATGAAGAGGCACGCCGCGGCCTCGAGCGGGGCCTGAACATCCTCGCAGACGCCGTCAAGGTCACCCTCGGCCCGCGTGGACGCAACGTCGTCCTCGAAAAGAAGTGGGGCGCCCCCACGATCACCAACGATGGCGTTTCCATCGCCAAGGAGATCGAGCTGGACGATCCTTACGAGAAGATCGGTGCAGAACTGGTCAAGGAAGTTGCCAAGAAGACGGATGACGTCGCTGGCGACGGTACCACCACTGCAACCGTCCTCGCCCAGGCACTGGTGAAGGAAGGCCTGCGCAACGTTGCCGCAGGCGCCGACCCGCTGTCCCTCAAGCGCGGTATCGAGAAGGCTGTTGAGGCAGTCATCAGCGAACTGCTGGCCTCCGCCAAGGAAATCGAAACCAAGGAAGAGATCGCAGCTACGGCTTCCATCTCTGCCGGTGACCCGGAAATCGGCAGCCTGATCGCCGAAGCCCTGGACAAGGTGGGCAAGGAAGGCGTCATCACGGTTGAAGAGTCCAACACCTTCGGCCTGGAACTTGAGCTCACCGAAGGCATGCGCTTCGACAAGGGCTACATCTCCGCTTACTTCGTCACGGACGCAGAACGCCAGGAAACGGTCCTCGAAGACCCGTACATCCTGATCGTCAACTCCAAGATCTCCAACGTGAAGGAACTCGTCACGGTTCTGGAGAAGGTCATGCAGTCCAACAAGCCGCTGCTGATCATCGCCGAAGACATCGAGGGCGAGGCCCTGGCCACCCTGATCGTCAACAAGATCCGTGGCACCTTCAAGTCTGTTGCCGTCAAGGCTCCGGGCTTCGGTGACCGCCGCAAGGCCCAGCTGGCCGACATCGCCATCCTCACCGGTGGCCAGGTCATCTCCGAAGAAGTTGGCCTCAAGCTCGAAAACGCCGGCCTGGACCTCCTCGGCACCGCCCGCAAGGTTGTTGTCACCAAGGACGAGACCACCATCGTTGAAGGTGCCGGCGACGCTGACGCAATCGCAGGCCGCGTGGCCCAGATCCGCGCCGAGATCGAGAACTCCGACTCCGACTACGACCGCGAGAAGCTGCAGGAACGCCTGGCCAAGCTGGCCGGCGGCGTTGCAGTCATCAAGGCCGGTGCCGCCACCGAAGTTGAGCTCAAGGAACGCAAGCACCGCATCGAGGACGCAGTCCGCAACGCGAAGGCTGCTGTTGAAGAAGGCATCGTTGCCGGTGGTGGCGTTGCCCTCATCCAGGCAGGCGCCAAGGCATTCGCCAACCTCACCCTGCAGGGTGACGAGGCAACGGGTGCCAACATCGTCAAGGTTGCCATCGACGCACCGCTAAAGCAGATCGCTTTCAACGCCGGCCTGGAGCCGGGCGTTGTGGTGGACAAGGTTCGCGGCCTTCCTTCCGGCCACGGCCTGAACGCTGCCACGGGCGTCTACGAAGACCTTCTGGCTGCCGGCGTCAACGACCCCGTAAAGGTCACCCGCTCGGCTCTCCAGAACGCTGCTTCCATCG